The genome window CATTGGTTTCGTTACACAGAGCTGGCTTTAGGTTCGCTGTTTTTGCTGGAGTATCTGGCAAGACTTTGGACTTGCATTGAAAACGATTCGATAAAAAGCCGCTGGCAACATTTCTTTTCCTTTTTTGCGTTGGCCGACTTACTGGCGATTTTAGTCGCCTTTTCGCTTTATCTGGGCAATGGCGGCGTGATTTTACGTCTGGTGTTATTAATACGTGTAGTGCGCTTAGCACGACTTGGCCGTTTTTCTACCGCATTGGAATGTATAGCCGAAGCTATTCGCAGCCGTACTTATGAACTCTTGGTCAGTGGTATTTTTGGTCTGATTATTTTGTTGTTTGCCGCTACCTGCCTGTATCTGGTGGAAGGCGATATTCAGCCAGAAGCTTTTGGCTCTATCCCC of Rheinheimera sp. MM224 contains these proteins:
- a CDS encoding ion transporter; translation: MHDHSLLHQLRSRLAHQLDPVLYSGRGMSPLNIAIALVILAGILLAIIQTEPNISKGHEHWFRYTELALGSLFLLEYLARLWTCIENDSIKSRWQHFFSFFALADLLAILVAFSLYLGNGGVILRLVLLIRVVRLARLGRFSTALECIAEAIRSRTYELLVSGIFGLIILLFAATCLYLVEGDIQPEAFGSIPRATWWAVATLTTVGYGDVYPITVLGRVLAGITAVTGICMIAVPTGILASAFSDAIKEAKEKHRRLPKVLDKEI